In the genome of Bremerella sp. JC817, one region contains:
- a CDS encoding AMP-binding protein, giving the protein MDIWAELHPDRPAITFLDESDNEKVTTYSELNLKARAVAAALLKRCRPGDRALVIFPSGPEFVAAYLGCLYAGVLAVPVTEPKPRRPNNRLAAVAKDCGASLLLCVQEVMERVDLSQFCPNIEVLSFAVASAEASDSVELPWIEGDAIAFLQYTSGSTSEPKGVMVSHSNLLHNLETIRQGFRQQFHVDGDEIASGVFWLPSHHDMGLIGGILTPLYIGGHTILMSPNSFLKRPIRWLEAISRFRATISGSPNFAYDFCVDQIPSSDIASLDLSCWEIAFCGAEPIRAKTIDRFCDKFGEVGFQRSSFYPCYGLAESTLLVSGNPNRCEPVLKQVDRVSLSQHQVIPSDSSAENNSAVLVGCGEPLLKGQVAIVDPQTGHRCGKNEIGEIWVASPSVARGYWQQPDASEMTFRATLKDAPDAGQFLRTGDMGFLSEEGQLFISGRLKELLIIRGRNHYPQDIETTASQSHESLPNGSSVAFSITIDDEEELVILHELDRSNKNGDFNELLRGIRSAVIDTHGVEPTEILLVRPFSIPRTTSGKLQRLLSKQLHLDKQLKVMASWQKPRRAKVVAKEVAATTPVATEPRTSNTPPENVEHIAEEIEQWLLNWFVENGGVSREDATPDRPLAELGLDSLQTVELAIEVEERLKLSFNPIVVWNYPTTQELARFLAQQVADEFTSPQPTTRRQSGGARFESLLSEVESMSENDVLRRLSVITTGNVPRPGSDR; this is encoded by the coding sequence GTGGATATTTGGGCAGAGCTCCATCCCGACCGACCGGCGATAACATTCCTCGACGAGAGCGACAACGAGAAGGTCACCACCTACAGCGAACTCAACTTGAAAGCACGCGCGGTTGCTGCGGCACTGTTAAAGCGGTGTCGCCCAGGCGATCGTGCGTTGGTGATTTTCCCGTCGGGTCCTGAGTTTGTCGCCGCCTATCTAGGCTGCCTTTATGCCGGCGTTTTGGCGGTTCCGGTCACTGAACCGAAGCCACGACGCCCCAACAATCGCCTGGCAGCGGTCGCGAAAGACTGCGGGGCAAGTCTTCTCTTGTGCGTTCAGGAGGTCATGGAACGGGTCGATCTGTCGCAGTTCTGTCCCAACATCGAGGTTCTCAGCTTCGCCGTTGCCTCCGCAGAGGCATCCGACTCAGTTGAACTGCCATGGATCGAGGGCGATGCGATCGCTTTCCTGCAATACACTTCCGGTTCGACTAGCGAACCGAAAGGAGTGATGGTCAGCCATAGCAATTTGCTGCATAACCTGGAAACCATTCGCCAGGGATTTCGGCAGCAATTCCATGTCGATGGCGACGAAATCGCCTCGGGCGTATTTTGGCTGCCGTCGCATCACGACATGGGCTTGATCGGTGGAATACTCACGCCGTTGTACATCGGCGGCCACACGATCTTGATGTCTCCCAATTCGTTTTTGAAGCGGCCGATACGTTGGCTCGAAGCGATTTCACGATTTCGAGCAACGATCTCTGGCTCACCCAACTTCGCCTACGACTTCTGTGTCGATCAGATCCCGTCAAGCGACATTGCTTCGCTTGATCTCTCGTGCTGGGAGATTGCCTTCTGCGGCGCAGAACCAATCCGGGCGAAAACGATTGACCGGTTTTGCGACAAATTTGGAGAAGTGGGGTTCCAGCGAAGTTCGTTTTATCCCTGTTATGGGTTGGCCGAATCGACTCTTTTGGTCAGCGGCAATCCCAATCGCTGCGAACCTGTTTTGAAACAGGTCGACCGCGTCTCGTTGTCGCAGCATCAAGTGATCCCTTCCGACTCTTCCGCGGAAAATAATTCGGCGGTACTGGTCGGTTGTGGCGAGCCCCTCCTGAAAGGGCAAGTCGCCATTGTTGACCCGCAGACGGGCCACCGCTGTGGCAAGAATGAAATCGGCGAAATCTGGGTCGCCAGTCCGAGCGTCGCACGTGGTTACTGGCAACAACCAGACGCATCCGAGATGACATTTCGGGCCACGTTGAAAGATGCTCCAGACGCCGGGCAGTTTTTGCGAACCGGCGATATGGGCTTTCTTTCGGAAGAAGGCCAGCTCTTCATCAGTGGGCGCCTCAAAGAATTGTTGATCATTCGTGGTCGCAACCATTATCCCCAAGACATCGAAACCACCGCCAGCCAGTCGCACGAGTCGCTGCCTAACGGATCGAGTGTTGCCTTTTCGATAACGATTGATGACGAAGAGGAACTGGTAATACTCCACGAGCTTGACCGATCCAACAAGAACGGCGACTTCAACGAACTTCTGCGCGGAATTCGGTCGGCCGTGATTGATACGCATGGCGTCGAGCCGACCGAAATCTTGCTGGTTCGCCCGTTCAGCATTCCCCGCACCACCAGCGGAAAACTGCAACGTCTGTTGAGTAAACAGCTTCATCTGGACAAGCAATTGAAGGTAATGGCGAGTTGGCAAAAGCCACGTAGAGCCAAAGTGGTGGCAAAAGAAGTCGCAGCGACCACGCCGGTCGCCACCGAGCCCAGAACATCCAACACCCCACCTGAAAACGTCGAGCATATTGCGGAAGAGATCGAACAGTGGCTACTGAACTGGTTCGTCGAAAATGGTGGTGTCTCTCGAGAAGATGCGACGCCTGATCGTCCATTGGCCGAGCTTGGTCTCGATTCGCTACAGACGGTCGAATTGGCGATTGAAGTCGAAGAACGTCTTAAGCTTTCGTTCAATCCGATCGTCGTCTGGAACTATCCCACGACGCAAGAACTCGCACGATTCCTCGCGCAGCAAGTGGCCGACGAGTTCACTTCTCCGCAACCAACTACCCGCCGACAGTCAGGCGGAGCCAGGTTCGAGTCCCTCTTGTCCGAAGTCGAATCCATGAGCGAAAACGACGTGCTTCGCCGATTGAGCGTCATCACAACAGGGAATGTTCCCCGACCAGGTTCCGATCGCTGA
- a CDS encoding SDR family NAD(P)-dependent oxidoreductase, giving the protein MNDLAFRLSQLPPSRLQLLRREIEQSVPYSEPIAIVGMGCRFPGAPDLAAFWRLISEGRNAVGEIPEDRWNVDEFYDPTGTPGKMTTRFGGFLKDVDQFDAAFFGISPREAAKIDPQQRLLLEIAWEALEAASIAPQRLRGSSTGVFVGIGAADYAKIPISYHDYYRHIDAHSGTGNALSIASNRLSYVFDWHGPSLSVDTACSSSLVALHLAANSLRSRECDMALAAGVNMILTPETTVAFSNARMLSPDGMCRPFDRRANGYVRGEGAGLVVLKRVTDAIAQGDQILAVVRGTAVNQDGRTSGISAPNSHSQEAVIREALANAALLPSDISYIEAHGTGTPLGDPIEFEALKQVFRRDSSDDPVCHMSSLKANTGHMETAAGIAGLIKTVLMLNHRQLVPQANFEQLNPLIQFEGTRLQIPTQISDWPESDGPRRAGISSFGFGGTNSHVILEEASAVVRPQPVTSPSTKLVTLSGKSPAVVQTIAKRLDEVLEQTNSINLDSMCFSANVGRNDFGHAVAIPFADASDLRKKLQETFANGQGKIQRRPTKPPKVAFVFTGQGGQYATMGKELYETQPLFRETLDQCAALLREEFDFELLEIIFAEAEASRISNTEFTQPALYAVEYSLAMLWISWGIEPAAVMGHSIGEFVGAAIAGIFSWQDGLRLVTQRGRLMQSTAANGAMAAIFCGPDRLAGMLQGNESLVSIAACNGPANTVISGRKDVVADIVKQCEQQGIKTQQLQVSHAFHSPLMNDILDEFEEFAVTIPMRVPRLPIISNLTGTLLAEAPGPKYWREHVAAPVQFEQGLRSLVALQPDVVLESGPSPTLIAMGKRFIDDAGLTWLPSLRSGHSDWKVLMQSLAELYHLGGKIRWENIAGGPAPERISLPTYPFERKRHWHQESGRRDSGPRASQAAAGQHPLLGIEIPTPLNTTVFESEVDAYSPAYLAEHRVQGSPVMPAAGYLEQALNAALKLFGDGPVSVEEVSIQQAMTLSVESTHRLQCVLEQGTGSEHLVFKTYSRPLEGDKPWTMHAIGKLVRSSQRNKPEDVLSPERDRAEQFPNQIESGEFYQRMRQIGLDYGDRFQVVSKLSVGNGEALAQLQISEQVASESKSHKIHPAILDGCLQATAGVVPTSEDGTASNRTYLPTGVGRFELLGNPLEAVEIYALRTSNANELDAITADLFLLDASGRTLVELRGVVAQSLGIRRKGKEDATQLLYRVHWTEAKLPELPVPTAIPGKAWLVLGDSSDLTTATFNALRETGTRIVRAIPGNNFGQLDEDLWQLDFSYAEDFRSLFSAAFADAGLTCHGIVYVPHDPESTDAGIEDSHAQLWGSTLTMLQQTMQAAVAPRPLIVLATQGAQVITGDETCSPAHAMLWGLGRTASLEFPGASIRLIDLDRSRSAADSAADLTAELLASDGESQVVRRGGRRLVARLAPAKSGDQAPSGRSKRLVIPREPFKLNIEEPGSFDRLELGYFQPPDLEANQVQLEVHATGLNFSDILKAMGLYPGLPEGEIPLGIECSGVVTAVGSDVTRFQVGDEVIGVAPYSLASHAITADYALVKKPQGLSHAEASTVPITFMTAHYALCWQARLSKGERVLIHAAAGGVGQAAIQIAQHVGAEVFATAGSDEKQQFLRDMGVQHIFQSRTLEFAEQIREVTDGNGVDVVLNSLPGDAITKSIAILSAYGRFLEIGKTDIYQNRMIGLLPFQDNLSYFAIDLDRMLRQRPHEIEKLFAEVMELFDRGIYRPLPLTQFAADEVATAFRYMAQRKNIGKIVVTMAPGQRSLGAEATPTQPIRKDATYLITGGLGALGLRLAEWLIDQGAGHLLLMSRRSPTAEQQQALAPLLKRAKVECLQADVSNRESLEQALASLPNELPPVVGIIHAAGVLADGILYDMPPEQFSKPLGPKVQGAWNLHEISANWPLEFFVLFSSISSVLGSPGQANYSAANAFLDGLAHYRRLLGLPAVSINWGPWAESGMATAQGKSDQISGRGMRLIEPTTCLGILQRLLVEGETTQVSVIDVDWPALARQMPKGAPPFFANFASHWETDGSANAASSQIDETFLAKLREAGDDQQRVLRFYLANELARIIDCEVDDLEPDQQLSAIGVDSLMAMELKTNLEGRLGVEIPMSHLMEGPSISSLTDVMLPSLCGDATATSEAKSETSATYHSSSTVVPLQTNGEAPPLVFVHPVGGDIRCYLPIAKQLEGVRRVLAIRPDSLDERGQWPTSVEAMCESYCAALRKQRPEGPYLLAGWSTGGIFAYEMAQRLRSEGAEVELMFLDTPTAEILDHVDLDDHVRFLYDLVNFSNWFSGAKIRLEYTELTAIGFEAAMEKVLQEARQHGVLPAGATLEDLRRRVDMCRHHLELALNYRPAPLGLPVQMYRPQHTAVLSMASGRRLDDDLGWGPVLGNDLVIHRVEGDHFSMLADEQAASIASILSDYLRKVAP; this is encoded by the coding sequence GTGAATGATCTGGCATTCCGCCTTTCTCAGCTTCCACCTTCGCGCTTGCAGTTGTTGCGACGCGAAATCGAACAGTCCGTTCCCTACTCAGAACCGATTGCAATTGTCGGCATGGGATGTCGCTTTCCTGGTGCTCCCGATCTGGCGGCGTTCTGGCGTTTGATCTCGGAAGGGCGCAACGCGGTCGGAGAGATTCCAGAAGATCGATGGAACGTGGACGAGTTCTACGACCCGACTGGCACGCCCGGAAAGATGACCACGCGCTTCGGTGGCTTTTTAAAGGACGTCGATCAGTTCGACGCCGCGTTCTTTGGGATCAGTCCGCGCGAGGCGGCGAAGATCGACCCGCAGCAGCGACTTCTCTTAGAGATCGCCTGGGAAGCCTTAGAGGCCGCAAGTATCGCTCCGCAGCGACTCCGCGGATCTTCGACAGGGGTGTTCGTCGGAATCGGAGCCGCGGACTATGCCAAGATCCCGATTTCATACCACGACTATTACCGTCATATCGATGCGCATTCGGGCACAGGGAATGCGCTCAGTATCGCTTCGAATCGGCTCTCTTACGTCTTTGATTGGCACGGCCCCAGTTTAAGTGTTGACACTGCTTGTTCATCTTCCCTGGTCGCGTTGCATTTGGCGGCGAACAGTCTGCGATCGCGAGAATGTGACATGGCGTTGGCTGCTGGCGTGAACATGATCCTCACGCCAGAAACGACGGTGGCGTTCTCCAACGCTCGGATGTTATCGCCAGATGGAATGTGCCGGCCATTCGATCGGCGCGCCAATGGCTACGTCCGAGGGGAAGGGGCAGGCCTCGTTGTTCTCAAGCGTGTTACCGATGCCATTGCCCAAGGAGATCAGATTTTGGCAGTGGTCCGTGGTACCGCAGTCAATCAGGATGGGCGAACCTCTGGGATCTCGGCACCTAACAGCCATTCCCAGGAAGCGGTGATCCGTGAAGCACTTGCCAACGCCGCGCTGCTTCCTTCGGACATTTCTTACATCGAAGCCCATGGAACCGGAACGCCGCTCGGCGATCCGATCGAATTCGAGGCCTTGAAACAGGTCTTCCGCCGCGATTCTTCCGATGACCCTGTCTGCCATATGTCATCGCTGAAGGCGAACACCGGCCACATGGAAACGGCCGCCGGAATCGCTGGACTGATCAAGACCGTATTGATGTTGAACCATCGACAGCTGGTGCCTCAAGCAAATTTCGAGCAACTCAATCCGTTGATTCAGTTCGAGGGAACTCGGTTACAGATTCCCACCCAAATCAGCGACTGGCCAGAATCGGACGGACCTCGTCGTGCTGGAATCAGTAGCTTTGGTTTTGGTGGAACCAACAGCCATGTCATCCTGGAAGAAGCGTCTGCGGTGGTGCGACCCCAGCCAGTGACGTCTCCGTCGACCAAGCTTGTCACGCTGTCTGGCAAAAGCCCTGCCGTGGTTCAAACGATCGCCAAACGTCTGGACGAGGTTTTGGAGCAAACCAACTCCATCAATCTCGACTCGATGTGCTTCAGCGCAAATGTCGGCAGAAATGACTTCGGCCACGCTGTCGCGATTCCTTTCGCAGACGCTTCCGACTTGCGGAAGAAGCTGCAGGAGACATTCGCGAACGGGCAAGGCAAGATTCAGCGACGGCCCACGAAACCACCGAAAGTGGCGTTCGTATTCACCGGGCAGGGTGGTCAATATGCCACGATGGGAAAAGAACTTTACGAAACCCAACCCTTATTCCGCGAAACACTCGATCAATGCGCCGCGTTACTTCGCGAGGAATTTGATTTCGAGTTGCTCGAGATTATCTTCGCCGAAGCCGAAGCAAGCCGCATCTCGAATACCGAGTTCACGCAGCCAGCGCTGTACGCCGTGGAATATAGCCTGGCGATGCTTTGGATTTCGTGGGGAATCGAACCGGCAGCGGTTATGGGACATAGCATCGGCGAGTTCGTTGGCGCTGCGATTGCGGGCATTTTCTCGTGGCAAGATGGACTTCGCCTGGTAACCCAACGGGGTCGCCTCATGCAGTCGACTGCGGCCAATGGTGCTATGGCCGCGATCTTTTGTGGGCCTGATCGGCTTGCCGGCATGCTTCAAGGGAACGAGAGCCTTGTTTCGATCGCGGCCTGTAACGGGCCAGCCAACACGGTGATCTCAGGCCGGAAAGATGTTGTCGCGGACATAGTGAAACAATGCGAGCAGCAAGGCATCAAAACGCAGCAGTTGCAAGTCTCGCATGCGTTTCATTCGCCATTGATGAACGACATTCTCGATGAATTCGAGGAGTTTGCGGTAACGATTCCGATGCGCGTGCCTCGTCTACCCATCATCTCGAACCTGACGGGAACGCTGCTCGCCGAGGCGCCAGGTCCGAAGTACTGGCGCGAACATGTTGCAGCGCCGGTTCAGTTTGAACAAGGCTTGCGCTCGCTGGTGGCATTGCAGCCAGACGTGGTCCTTGAGTCCGGACCCTCCCCCACGCTGATAGCCATGGGGAAGCGGTTCATCGACGATGCCGGCCTGACCTGGCTGCCGTCGTTGCGGAGCGGGCATAGTGACTGGAAGGTCCTGATGCAAAGCCTTGCCGAGCTCTATCATCTCGGCGGCAAAATCCGCTGGGAGAACATTGCTGGCGGGCCGGCACCAGAACGGATCTCCTTGCCGACTTATCCTTTCGAACGAAAACGGCATTGGCATCAAGAGTCGGGCCGACGAGATTCCGGTCCACGGGCTTCCCAGGCAGCAGCCGGACAGCATCCACTTCTCGGAATCGAGATTCCGACACCACTCAATACAACGGTCTTCGAATCGGAAGTCGACGCATATTCGCCTGCTTACCTGGCGGAACACCGCGTGCAAGGCTCGCCGGTGATGCCAGCGGCGGGTTACCTGGAACAGGCTTTGAACGCGGCGCTAAAGCTGTTCGGTGACGGCCCTGTTTCGGTTGAGGAGGTCTCTATCCAGCAAGCGATGACCCTTTCGGTCGAGTCAACCCATCGGCTGCAATGCGTACTAGAGCAGGGGACTGGCTCGGAGCATTTGGTTTTCAAAACTTACAGCCGTCCACTGGAAGGCGACAAACCCTGGACGATGCATGCGATTGGCAAGTTGGTACGAAGCTCGCAACGGAACAAGCCGGAGGACGTACTTTCGCCAGAACGGGATCGCGCCGAGCAGTTTCCGAACCAGATTGAATCTGGTGAGTTTTACCAACGGATGCGTCAGATTGGTCTCGACTACGGCGATCGTTTTCAGGTCGTGTCCAAGTTAAGCGTCGGCAATGGCGAGGCGTTAGCGCAGCTACAGATTTCCGAGCAAGTCGCGAGTGAAAGCAAGTCGCATAAGATACATCCCGCAATTCTCGATGGTTGCCTGCAGGCAACGGCGGGGGTCGTGCCAACTTCGGAGGATGGCACGGCAAGCAATCGGACCTACCTTCCCACGGGCGTTGGAAGGTTTGAATTACTCGGCAACCCATTGGAAGCAGTGGAGATCTATGCCCTGCGAACTTCCAATGCGAATGAGCTGGATGCAATCACGGCCGACCTGTTTTTGCTCGATGCGAGTGGCAGGACGCTTGTTGAACTGCGCGGCGTCGTCGCCCAAAGTCTCGGCATCCGGCGAAAGGGAAAGGAAGACGCGACGCAACTCCTCTATCGAGTGCATTGGACCGAAGCCAAGTTGCCGGAGTTGCCAGTTCCGACCGCGATCCCTGGGAAGGCCTGGCTGGTGCTAGGCGATTCATCGGACCTGACGACCGCTACGTTCAATGCATTGCGCGAGACTGGCACTCGGATCGTCCGAGCGATCCCCGGCAACAATTTCGGTCAGTTGGACGAAGACCTTTGGCAGCTCGATTTCAGCTATGCCGAAGATTTCCGTAGCCTATTCAGCGCTGCGTTCGCGGACGCTGGACTTACATGCCATGGTATCGTTTACGTTCCCCACGATCCTGAGTCGACCGATGCGGGAATCGAGGACTCTCACGCCCAGCTGTGGGGTTCCACCCTTACGATGCTCCAGCAAACGATGCAAGCAGCGGTGGCTCCACGTCCGTTGATCGTGTTGGCTACGCAAGGCGCCCAAGTGATCACAGGAGACGAAACCTGCTCGCCAGCACATGCCATGCTGTGGGGACTGGGGCGTACCGCTTCGCTGGAGTTCCCAGGGGCTTCCATTCGATTGATCGATCTCGATCGTAGCCGGAGTGCTGCCGATTCCGCCGCGGATCTCACCGCCGAGCTTCTAGCGAGCGATGGTGAAAGTCAGGTGGTCCGTCGAGGGGGACGCCGACTTGTTGCTCGATTGGCGCCTGCGAAGTCGGGCGATCAAGCCCCTAGCGGCCGCAGCAAGAGGCTGGTGATTCCGCGTGAACCATTCAAGCTGAATATCGAAGAGCCTGGAAGTTTCGACCGTCTGGAGCTGGGCTATTTTCAGCCACCTGACTTGGAAGCGAATCAGGTGCAGCTGGAAGTTCATGCAACTGGGTTGAACTTCAGCGATATCCTGAAGGCGATGGGGCTCTATCCTGGTTTGCCGGAAGGGGAGATCCCGCTGGGGATTGAATGCTCTGGCGTTGTCACGGCGGTTGGCTCGGATGTGACTCGATTCCAGGTCGGGGACGAAGTGATAGGTGTCGCTCCGTATAGCCTGGCGAGCCATGCCATTACTGCCGACTATGCGTTGGTGAAGAAGCCGCAAGGCTTATCGCATGCCGAAGCAAGCACGGTTCCGATCACGTTCATGACCGCACATTATGCCCTTTGCTGGCAGGCCCGTCTTTCCAAGGGAGAGCGAGTCTTGATTCATGCCGCGGCGGGTGGCGTCGGTCAGGCCGCGATTCAAATTGCCCAGCATGTGGGTGCCGAAGTATTCGCGACCGCAGGCAGCGACGAAAAGCAACAGTTCCTGCGCGACATGGGAGTGCAACATATCTTCCAGTCGCGGACGTTGGAATTTGCGGAACAGATTCGTGAGGTAACCGACGGCAACGGCGTCGACGTCGTATTGAACTCGCTGCCAGGGGATGCCATCACCAAGAGCATCGCGATCTTGTCCGCGTATGGACGTTTCCTAGAGATTGGTAAGACCGACATCTATCAGAATCGCATGATCGGTCTGCTTCCTTTTCAGGATAACCTGTCGTACTTTGCGATCGATCTTGACCGGATGTTGCGACAACGTCCGCATGAAATCGAAAAGCTGTTCGCGGAAGTGATGGAACTGTTCGATCGAGGCATCTATCGGCCATTGCCGCTCACGCAATTTGCCGCGGATGAAGTTGCCACGGCATTTCGATACATGGCCCAGCGAAAGAATATTGGCAAGATTGTCGTGACGATGGCGCCAGGCCAGCGGTCGTTGGGAGCAGAAGCGACGCCAACGCAGCCAATCCGGAAGGATGCGACGTACCTGATCACAGGTGGCTTGGGAGCGCTAGGCTTACGCCTGGCAGAGTGGTTGATCGATCAGGGAGCTGGGCACTTGCTGCTTATGAGTCGGCGTTCGCCTACAGCAGAGCAGCAGCAGGCGTTGGCTCCGCTGCTTAAACGAGCGAAGGTCGAGTGCCTGCAAGCGGACGTTTCCAACCGTGAATCGCTGGAACAAGCATTGGCCAGCCTGCCTAACGAATTGCCGCCGGTCGTCGGCATCATCCACGCAGCAGGCGTTTTGGCCGACGGCATTCTTTACGATATGCCGCCGGAGCAGTTCTCGAAGCCTCTGGGCCCAAAAGTTCAAGGGGCTTGGAATCTGCACGAGATATCCGCGAACTGGCCGCTCGAGTTCTTTGTGCTCTTCTCTTCCATCTCGTCCGTGCTTGGTTCGCCTGGTCAAGCGAACTACTCGGCGGCGAATGCCTTCCTGGATGGTCTTGCCCATTATCGACGTTTGCTCGGACTGCCGGCGGTATCGATCAACTGGGGCCCGTGGGCTGAAAGCGGGATGGCGACCGCCCAGGGGAAAAGTGATCAGATCAGTGGGCGGGGAATGCGCCTCATCGAGCCGACGACATGCTTGGGCATTCTGCAGCGATTGCTGGTGGAAGGCGAAACCACCCAGGTCTCGGTCATCGATGTCGACTGGCCTGCACTTGCCAGGCAGATGCCAAAGGGGGCTCCACCGTTCTTCGCTAACTTCGCGTCCCACTGGGAGACCGATGGAAGTGCTAACGCGGCTTCCTCTCAGATCGACGAAACGTTCCTGGCAAAGCTTCGGGAGGCAGGTGACGATCAGCAGCGAGTTCTGAGATTTTATCTGGCGAACGAGCTGGCACGAATTATTGATTGTGAAGTCGACGATCTTGAACCAGATCAGCAGCTAAGTGCGATCGGTGTCGACTCTCTCATGGCGATGGAATTGAAAACCAATCTGGAAGGACGGCTGGGAGTAGAGATCCCCATGTCGCATTTGATGGAAGGCCCGAGCATCTCTTCGTTAACCGACGTGATGCTGCCGTCTCTGTGTGGAGACGCGACTGCTACGAGCGAGGCGAAGTCAGAAACATCCGCAACCTACCACAGCAGTTCAACTGTGGTGCCATTACAAACGAATGGAGAGGCTCCTCCATTGGTGTTTGTGCATCCGGTCGGAGGAGACATTCGTTGCTATCTTCCAATCGCCAAGCAGTTGGAAGGAGTCCGGCGAGTGCTCGCGATCCGTCCCGATTCGCTGGATGAACGTGGCCAGTGGCCAACCAGCGTGGAAGCGATGTGCGAATCGTACTGTGCGGCTTTGCGAAAGCAACGACCGGAAGGTCCGTACTTGTTGGCAGGCTGGTCGACTGGTGGGATTTTCGCTTACGAAATGGCCCAACGGCTCCGCAGCGAAGGGGCCGAGGTCGAGCTAATGTTCCTCGACACGCCAACCGCCGAGATCTTAGATCACGTCGATTTGGACGACCATGTCCGCTTCCTGTATGACTTGGTCAATTTCTCGAACTGGTTCTCCGGCGCCAAAATTCGCCTGGAATACACCGAACTGACAGCGATCGGTTTCGAAGCCGCCATGGAGAAAGTTCTGCAGGAAGCCAGACAGCATGGTGTGTTGCCGGCAGGAGCAACGCTGGAAGACCTTCGCCGTCGTGTCGACATGTGTCGCCATCACTTGGAACTGGCACTGAACTATCGACCTGCTCCGTTGGGGCTGCCGGTTCAGATGTATCGTCCCCAGCATACGGCCGTGTTGTCGATGGCCTCGGGGCGACGTTTAGACGACGACCTTGGGTGGGGACCTGTTCTGGGGAACGACCTCGTGATTCATCGCGTTGAAGGAGATCACTTCAGTATGCTCGCGGATGAACAAGCGGCCAGCATCGCTTCCATTTTGTCAGATTACCTACGCAAGGTCGCGCCGTAA
- a CDS encoding GH3 auxin-responsive promoter family protein, whose amino-acid sequence MIERRLYVAWKQHIVRRFRRNAQRAASLQRELLFEKLRREADSDFGREHGLDKIRTVEEFRRQLPLANYEYYRPYVERVKNGDVRALYGPSTKVLMFAMTSGTTSASKYIPVTNHFFREYRRSWNVWGLNVYKNHPELLRLKTLQFSSDWQQTRTPGGYYCGNISGLAADTRPWIANLVFMLPTAINKISDAESKQYTALRLAMARNDVGIAITANPLTLIGLARMADQHKESLIRDIHNGSLSSHVQMKDEIRRKLNSRIGKADPRRARELEQMADREGHLWPRDYWPQMSVLAIWTGAAMAPYVPQVQEYFGDVTFRDHGLSASEGRMTTPLEANCSAGVLDVSTHYFEFIPEEEHGSPNPTILEAHELEQDRNYFLVMSTSSALWRHDIHDVVKCVGFEGQAPILDFMNKGAHYSSMTGEKLSENQVVNAVRAAMREFDLKFEFFTLAPVFGDPPHYELLVEGDLDATVKQQFAEAIDRHLAEMNCEYDNRIETGRMHGTMIRSLPPGSWTAFHNEVLSREGASLEQFKHPCLTNKLDFIDRMQNPSRVH is encoded by the coding sequence ATGATTGAACGCCGGCTTTATGTTGCCTGGAAGCAACACATAGTACGTCGATTTCGCCGCAACGCCCAGCGAGCCGCCTCGTTGCAGCGTGAACTCCTGTTTGAAAAGCTACGGCGCGAGGCCGATAGCGATTTTGGCAGAGAGCATGGTCTGGACAAGATCCGAACTGTCGAAGAGTTTCGGCGGCAGCTTCCGTTGGCAAATTACGAGTATTACCGCCCCTATGTAGAGCGAGTCAAGAATGGGGATGTGCGTGCGCTGTACGGACCATCGACCAAGGTGTTGATGTTCGCGATGACGTCGGGCACGACGAGTGCTTCCAAATACATTCCGGTCACCAATCACTTCTTCCGTGAGTACCGCCGGAGCTGGAATGTTTGGGGGCTGAACGTTTACAAGAATCACCCCGAATTGCTGCGATTAAAGACGTTGCAATTTTCGAGTGACTGGCAGCAGACCCGAACGCCTGGCGGATACTACTGCGGCAACATCAGTGGGCTTGCCGCGGATACCCGTCCCTGGATTGCGAATCTTGTCTTCATGCTGCCGACCGCCATCAATAAAATATCCGATGCAGAGTCGAAACAGTACACGGCGCTTCGGCTGGCGATGGCACGCAATGATGTTGGTATTGCAATCACGGCGAATCCCTTGACGTTGATTGGTCTGGCGCGGATGGCGGATCAGCACAAGGAATCGCTCATCCGCGATATCCACAACGGCAGTCTTAGCAGTCATGTGCAGATGAAAGATGAGATTCGACGGAAGCTAAACTCGCGAATTGGCAAGGCCGATCCGCGTCGTGCACGGGAACTCGAACAAATGGCGGATCGCGAAGGTCATTTGTGGCCGCGCGACTATTGGCCGCAGATGTCGGTCTTGGCGATCTGGACCGGCGCCGCGATGGCCCCTTATGTACCGCAGGTTCAAGAGTATTTCGGCGATGTGACGTTCCGCGATCATGGGTTATCCGCGAGCGAGGGGCGAATGACGACCCCTCTCGAGGCAAACTGTTCGGCCGGCGTGCTCGACGTGTCCACGCATTACTTCGAGTTCATACCGGAAGAGGAACATGGCTCGCCCAATCCAACGATTCTCGAGGCCCATGAACTCGAACAAGACCGCAACTATTTTCTGGTAATGTCGACCTCAAGTGCTCTTTGGCGGCACGATATTCACGACGTAGTGAAGTGCGTCGGGTTTGAGGGACAAGCACCAATTCTCGACTTCATGAACAAGGGGGCGCACTATTCCAGCATGACCGGCGAGAAGCTGAGCGAGAACCAGGTAGTCAACGCGGTTCGCGCCGCGATGCGGGAATTCGATTTGAAGTTCGAGTTTTTCACCCTGGCGCCTGTCTTTGGAGATCCACCCCACTACGAACTGTTGGTTGAGGGAGATCTCGACGCGACCGTCAAACAGCAATTCGCCGAGGCGATCGACCGGCATCTGGCAGAGATGAATTGTGAGTACGACAACCGCATCGAGACCGGTCGAATGCATGGGACGATGATCCGGTCGCTTCCCCCAGGGTCGTGGACTGCTTTCCACAACGAGGTCCTGTCGCGGGAAGGAGCCAGCTTAGAGCAGTTCAAGCATCCTTGCCTGACCAACAAGCTCGATTTTATCGACCGGATGCAGAACCCATCGCGAGTCCATTGA